Proteins from a genomic interval of Hemicordylus capensis ecotype Gifberg chromosome 14, rHemCap1.1.pri, whole genome shotgun sequence:
- the LOC128337550 gene encoding uncharacterized protein LOC128337550 isoform X2, whose product MAAMDLLSDLQVQYTEKQKRIKRLSEIFMGSLGTLQWQIVYARKRIEVAEERLWRERAAGVPENPSPVPPPPPPTHQPQSLPTHTTSPLCSHLPIPVSPSLPLLLTEDTSRSARSHPIPDVSTDLSTIVVQPQETPSTTSEEEEVIISSVFFNDFPGQYTEHQETPSTTSASSVSAEAMAAMDLLSDLQVQYTEKQKRIKRLSEIFMGSLGTLSCCCSPATGIERHPNDIPMQIIRAGKAV is encoded by the exons ATGGCGGCAATGGACCTATTGAGCGACCTCCAGGTCCAGTACACAGAGAAGC aaAAGAGGATCAAGCGTCTCTCGGAGATCTTCATGGGCTCCTTGGGGACCCTGCAGTGGCAGATCGTCTACGCCAGGAAGAGAATCGAAGTAGCTGAAGAGCGTCTGTGGAGGGAAAGAGCAGCAG gtgttcctgAGAACCCCAGCCctgtcccccctcctcctccccccacccaccaaccccaatccCTACCTACCCACACCACCTCCCCTCTATGCTCCCACCTCCCcatcccagtctccccctccctccctcttcttctaACTGAGGACACATCACGCTCAGCCCgctcccatcccatccctgacGTCTCCACCGACCTCTCTACCATAGTCGTCCAGCCCCAGGAGACCCCCTCCACCacatccgaggaggaggaggtcataaTTTCAAGTGTCTTCTTCAATGACTTCCCGGGCCAGTACACGGAGCACCAGGAGACACCCTCCACCACGTCAGCATCATCTGTCAGCGCAGAGGCGATGGCTGCGATGGACCTCCTGAGTGACCTCCAGGTCCAGTACACGGAAAAGC AAAAGAGGATCAAGCGTCTCTCAGAGATCTTCATGGGCTCCTTGGggaccctctcctgctgttgctcccccgcaactgggattgagaggcatccaaATGATATACCCATGCAAATCATCCGCGCTGGGAAGGCAGTCTAA
- the LOC128337550 gene encoding proline-rich protein 36-like isoform X1 produces MSPQPLALFALLSPACPPGRQSKQQGKLQRAPFLPASRLIGGWAGLPGRPPCRPQWSLNWSRLAGRPQARKAGRRQGGRVAPTALCSRPSAQPSICQVFLRTPALSPLLLSPPHSLPPHPTSPLCSTLPLPVSPSLPLTEKTSPAAPSPPLPDLSTVVVEPQETPSTTSSSTSSSTSKEEVIVVEFFSDLQDQATEKGGPENPSPVPTPASPTHRPQSLPPHPTSPLCTHLTIPVSPSIPLLLTEDTSPPVRSHPIPDLSTDLSTLVFQPQETPSTTSEEEEVIISSIFFNDFLGQYMEPQETPSTTSASTVST; encoded by the exons atgtcCCCTCAGCCTCTTGCCCTctttgccctcctctctcctgcttgtcctcctggccggcaatcgaagcagcagggaaagctgcaaagagctccttttctcccggccTCTcggctgattggcgggtgggcggggcttccagggaggcctccgtgtaggcctcagtggagcctgaactggagtcggcttgcagggaggccccaagcaaggaaggcaggcaggaggcagggaggcagagtggcccccacagctctctgcagcagaccctctgcccagcccagcatctgcCAG gtgttcctgAGAACCCCAGCCCTGTCCCCCCTcctgctttccccaccccactccctacctccccaccccacctcccccctATGCTCCacactccccctcccagtctccccctccctccccctaacTGAAAAGACATCAcccgcagccccctcccctcccctccctgacctCTCCACCGTAGTAGTCGAGCCTCAGGAGACCCCCTCCACCACATCCTCCTCCacatcctcctccacctccaaggAAGAGGTGATAGTGGTGGAATTCTTCAGTGACCTCCAGGACCAGGCCACGGAGAAGG GTGGTCCTGAGAACCCCAGCCCTGTCCCCactcctgcttcccccacccacagacCCCAAtccctacctccccaccccacctcccccttATGCACCCACCTCACcatcccagtctccccctccatCCCTCTTCTTCTAACGGAGGACACATCACCCCCAGTccgatcccatcccatccctgacCTCTCCACCGACCTCTCCACCTTAGTATTCCAGCCCCAGGAGACCCCCTCCACCacatccgaggaggaggaggtgataaTTTCGAGTATCTTTTTCAATGACTTCCTGGGCCAGTACATGGAACCCCAGGAGACCCCCTCCACCACATCAGCATCAACTGTCAGCACCTAG
- the LOC128337553 gene encoding cleavage and polyadenylation specificity factor subunit 6-like, protein MASLGTLHWQVVYTKRRIEAAEERLWRERAAGHLRQGYDGDANSPPPAGSPPASGSPPASGSPPAAGSPPPDGSPPASGSPPAAGSPPPDGSPPAADACSSSSSQPLPGPISLPSLSPTSSPTPLHLHPLLTPPPSPPLLDPDLHNLHEVLQAMTEIQIHELQESEKDLASIKEAQSTVKGLRRQLTKLRSRLCSVEEKVDIRVRKSQLDRGGGGGEGGGGGDGLDRDS, encoded by the exons ATGGCCTCTTTGGGAACCCTGCACTGGCAGGTTGTCTACACCAAGAGGAGGATCGAAGCGGCTGAAGAGCGTCTGTGGAGGGAAAGAGCTGCAG GTCATCTCCGCCAAGGCTATGATGGTGATGCAAATTCTCCTCCAcctgctggttctcctcctgcctctggttctcctcctgcctctggttCTCCTCCGGCGGCTGGTTCTCCTCCACCTGAtggttctcctcctgcctctggttctcctcctgcggctggttctcctccacctgatggttctcctcctgctgctgatgCCTGCTCCTCTTCATCGTCCCAGCCCCTGCCTGGGCCcatctccctgccctccctctcccccaccagctcccccactcccctccacctgcatcccctcctcacccctcctccttcccctcctcttctggATCCAGATCTCCACAACCTTCATGAAGTCCTGCAGGCAATGACGGAGATCCAGATTCACGAGCTGCAGGAGA gCGAGAAAGACCTTGCCAGCATCAAGGAGGCACAGAGTACAGTCAaggggctgaggcggcagctgaCGAAGCTAAGGAGCCGGCTCTGCAGCGTGGAGGAGAAAGTGGACATTCGGGTCAGGAAAAGCCAGCTGGAccgtggtggaggaggaggagaaggcggaggggggggagatGGGCTTGATCGGGACAGTTAG
- the LOC128337552 gene encoding cleavage and polyadenylation specificity factor subunit 6-like yields MASLGTLHWQVVYTKRRIEAAEERLWRERAAGHLRQGYDGDANSPPPAGSPPASGSPPASGSPPASGSPPAAGSPPPDGSPPASGSPPAAGSPPLDGSPPAADACSSSSSQPLPGPISLPSLSPTSSPTPLHLHPLLTPPPSPPLLDPDLHNLHEVLEAMTEIQIHELQESEKDLASIKEAQSTVKGLRRQLTKLRSRLCSVEEKVDIRVRKSQLDRGGGGGEGGAGGDGLDRDS; encoded by the exons ATGGCCTCTTTGGGAACCCTGCACTGGCAGGTTGTCTACACCAAGAGGAGGATCGAAGCGGCTGAAGAGCGTCTGTGGAGGGAAAGAGCTGCAG GTCATCTCCGCCAAGGCTATGATGGTGATGCAAATTCTCCTCCAcctgctggttctcctcctgcctctggttctcctcctgcctctggttctcctcctgcctctggttCTCCTCCGGCGGCTGGTTCTCCTCCACCTGAtggttctcctcctgcctctggttCTCCTCCGGCGgctggttctcctccacttgatggttctcctcctgctgctgatgCCTGCTCCTCTTCATCGTCCCAGCCCCTGCCTGGGCCcatctccctgccctccctctcccccaccagctcccccactcccctccacctgcatcccctcctcacccctcctccttcccctcctcttctggATCCAGATCTCCACAACCTTCATGAAGTCCTGGAGGCAATGACGGAGATCCAGATTCATGAGCTGCAGGAGA gCGAGAAAGACCTTGCCAGCATCAAGGAGGCACAGAGTACAGTCAaggggctgaggcggcagctgaCGAAGCTAAGGAGCCGGCTCTGCAGCGTGGAGGAGAAAGTGGACATTCGGGTCAGGAAAAGCCAGCTGGAccgtggtggaggaggaggagaaggcggagCGGGGGGAGATGGGCTTGATCGGGACAGTTAG